In Bacillus horti, the following proteins share a genomic window:
- a CDS encoding TerC family protein produces the protein MEASLLLEYGWVLLVLIALEGILAADNALVMAVMVKHLPEEQRKKALFYGLAGAFVLRFASLFLISFLVNVWQVQAIGAIYLLYIAINHILKQYVFKKDEDSLKPKKESGFWMTVFKVELADLAFAVDSILAAVALAVTLPATNLPEIGGLDGGQFLVIFAGGLIGVIIMRFAATYFVKLLKARPALETTAFLIVGWVGVKLALYTLAHPDINFLSHDFIESTLWKSIFWAVLVGIAVIGWFLSGKVKVESAITDKEEEVLKKVQNQ, from the coding sequence ATGGAAGCATCATTACTTCTTGAATATGGCTGGGTGCTGCTTGTCTTAATTGCCCTTGAGGGAATTTTGGCAGCAGATAACGCTTTAGTCATGGCCGTTATGGTTAAGCATTTACCGGAGGAGCAGCGTAAAAAAGCACTCTTCTATGGATTAGCAGGAGCTTTCGTCTTACGATTTGCTTCACTCTTTTTGATCTCGTTTCTTGTTAATGTATGGCAGGTGCAGGCGATTGGTGCCATTTATCTATTGTATATTGCCATTAATCATATTTTGAAGCAGTATGTCTTTAAAAAGGATGAGGATTCGCTTAAGCCAAAGAAAGAATCTGGCTTCTGGATGACTGTGTTTAAAGTAGAATTAGCAGATTTAGCGTTTGCTGTAGATTCTATCCTTGCTGCAGTTGCGTTAGCCGTTACATTGCCAGCCACTAACCTTCCTGAAATCGGAGGGCTTGATGGGGGACAATTCTTAGTTATTTTTGCTGGTGGTCTTATCGGAGTTATTATTATGCGATTTGCTGCCACTTATTTTGTAAAGCTATTGAAGGCACGACCTGCTTTGGAAACAACGGCTTTCCTCATTGTCGGTTGGGTAGGTGTGAAATTAGCCTTGTATACTCTAGCACACCCTGATATTAATTTCCTTTCTCACGATTTTATTGAGTCTACTTTATGGAAATCCATTTTCTGGGCTGTTTTAGTGGGGATTGCTGTGATTGGTTGGTTCCTATCTGGCAAAGTGAAAGTGGAAAGTGCGATTACAGACAAAGAGGAAGAAGTGCTCAAAAAAGTGCAGAATCAATAA
- a CDS encoding universal stress protein — protein sequence MGKSFENVPSECILVCISYGPNAERLIRRGWRIAQSLTAPLYILSVCSVNHEVDTKREDHEKEWKKLAKQYNGSLMIVENKSKKVSEIIANVAREKHVSQIVIGQSPRTRWEEILRGSIINEILNQIEFIDVHIVSVQRELPQMEDEFEKGVRAYLIKEDEGYSITYNSNLSCGIEGMFFRDIHTDFDNGLFIRHKDHKKVTLRVHNGTIDELEE from the coding sequence ATGGGAAAAAGTTTTGAAAATGTACCAAGTGAATGTATTCTAGTGTGTATTTCATACGGACCGAATGCTGAGCGTTTGATAAGAAGAGGATGGAGAATAGCACAATCACTTACTGCTCCTCTGTATATACTAAGTGTTTGTTCAGTAAATCACGAAGTGGATACCAAGCGAGAGGATCATGAGAAAGAATGGAAGAAGCTTGCAAAGCAATATAATGGCTCATTAATGATCGTCGAAAATAAATCGAAAAAGGTATCTGAAATTATTGCTAATGTAGCAAGAGAGAAGCATGTATCCCAAATTGTAATTGGTCAATCTCCACGAACAAGATGGGAGGAGATTTTAAGAGGATCTATTATTAATGAGATTCTTAATCAGATTGAATTTATAGATGTGCACATTGTGTCTGTTCAAAGAGAGCTTCCTCAAATGGAGGATGAATTTGAAAAAGGTGTTCGTGCTTACTTAATCAAAGAAGATGAGGGCTATTCCATTACTTACAATAGCAATCTTTCCTGTGGAATAGAAGGAATGTTCTTTAGGGATATCCATACAGATTTTGATAACGGGCTATTTATCAGACACAAGGATCATAAAAAAGTTACGCTTAGAGTTCATAACGGAACTATTGATGAATTAGAAGAATAG
- a CDS encoding MFS transporter, with protein MSADQNKKMLILMINMFIAIGSFGIIIPILPTYLKSIDQGGMAAGLMIAIFAGAQLLFSPFAGRWADQYGRKKMIVLGLAGLTLSMFIFYATDSIWILYASRAIGGVGAALLVPAIFAYIADITTLEQRARGNSFVSAAMSLGIVIGPGVGGFLADFGLKMPFLISALVSLAAVAFSVFILKDNTRPQKAPVATEGEVSLFKQILMSGRTPYFIPLVITLVMSFGLMAYESILGLFVDHQFGATHREIAMMITVAGIISVVVQLFVVEKIVSKLGEGMVLNVFIALAAIGFLLSIFANSFVLFFGITLLIFLATSILRPVLTTIISKNAGDQQGFAMGLNNAYMSIGNILGPTLAGLLYDVQVLYPFMLGLVLLGITLFISIGWQRKAMKSTTIESLEPPKP; from the coding sequence ATGTCAGCAGACCAAAACAAAAAAATGCTTATTTTAATGATTAATATGTTTATTGCCATCGGAAGCTTTGGGATTATTATTCCTATTCTTCCAACTTATCTAAAATCTATAGATCAAGGTGGAATGGCAGCGGGATTAATGATCGCTATTTTCGCTGGTGCCCAGCTTTTATTTTCTCCCTTTGCCGGAAGATGGGCGGACCAATACGGGCGCAAAAAAATGATTGTGCTTGGCTTAGCTGGTTTAACCCTCTCTATGTTTATTTTTTATGCCACTGATTCAATTTGGATTCTTTACGCTTCTAGAGCCATCGGAGGGGTTGGGGCGGCTTTATTAGTTCCCGCTATTTTTGCTTACATCGCCGATATTACAACGCTTGAACAACGAGCCAGGGGAAACAGCTTTGTTTCGGCAGCCATGTCTCTAGGGATTGTTATCGGTCCTGGAGTCGGAGGTTTCTTAGCGGACTTTGGACTTAAAATGCCTTTTCTTATTTCAGCCCTTGTTTCGCTAGCAGCTGTTGCCTTCTCCGTCTTTATCTTGAAGGATAACACCAGACCGCAAAAAGCACCTGTAGCAACAGAGGGTGAGGTTTCCTTGTTTAAGCAAATTCTTATGTCAGGGAGAACCCCTTACTTTATCCCACTAGTCATTACGTTAGTCATGAGCTTTGGTCTAATGGCTTACGAATCTATCTTAGGATTGTTTGTGGATCATCAGTTTGGAGCTACACATCGCGAAATTGCGATGATGATTACAGTGGCTGGAATCATTAGTGTAGTTGTTCAATTGTTTGTGGTCGAAAAAATAGTAAGTAAACTAGGAGAAGGAATGGTTCTTAATGTTTTTATTGCTCTAGCAGCTATCGGGTTCCTACTATCCATATTTGCTAATAGCTTTGTCTTATTCTTTGGTATTACCCTACTGATATTCTTAGCTACTTCGATCCTTCGTCCTGTATTAACTACTATCATCTCCAAAAATGCAGGGGATCAACAAGGGTTTGCTATGGGGTTAAATAACGCTTATATGAGTATCGGAAATATTTTAGGACCGACACTTGCTGGCTTGCTTTATGATGTGCAGGTCCTTTATCCTTTTATGCTTGGTCTGGTCCTACTAGGAATTACGTTATTTATTTCAATTGGCTGGCAAAGAAAAGCGATGAAGAGCACGACCATTGAATCTTTAGAGCCACCAAAACCATAA
- a CDS encoding SRPBCC family protein — MAEQKSDKVVDITKRVVYKAPIEKVWNAVATSEGIEAWFMPNTFKAEVGAEFHIDSQFERSSCKVLELEPPYRLSFTWGEQGWVVSFELKDLNGETEFTLIHSGWGDADEIIPASQQSNKAIRERMNQGWEGIVDQRLRKVVEE; from the coding sequence TTGGCAGAGCAAAAGTCAGATAAAGTAGTAGATATAACGAAAAGAGTGGTCTATAAAGCTCCTATTGAAAAGGTATGGAACGCTGTAGCAACCTCTGAAGGAATAGAAGCATGGTTCATGCCAAACACGTTTAAAGCGGAAGTGGGTGCTGAATTTCATATAGATTCACAGTTTGAGCGCTCCAGCTGTAAGGTCTTGGAGCTAGAGCCTCCTTATCGTCTTTCTTTCACTTGGGGAGAGCAAGGGTGGGTTGTCAGCTTCGAGCTTAAGGACTTGAATGGTGAGACAGAATTTACGCTTATCCATTCAGGGTGGGGAGATGCTGATGAAATCATACCAGCCTCACAGCAGTCAAATAAAGCCATTCGAGAACGTATGAATCAGGGCTGGGAAGGAATCGTTGATCAAAGACTTAGGAAGGTCGTGGAAGAGTAA
- a CDS encoding ArsR/SmtB family transcription factor — MAAAIKHDVFQAIADPTRRKLLELLADKELPVTEISNHFPMTRTAVSKHLRILAEAELVSSRKIGRENRYRLHPEPLMELKRWLSYYDRFWDNSLDKLRYLVEQEDE, encoded by the coding sequence ATGGCTGCGGCTATTAAGCACGATGTGTTCCAAGCGATTGCAGATCCTACAAGACGTAAGCTTTTGGAACTGCTTGCGGACAAAGAGCTACCGGTCACAGAAATCAGTAATCATTTTCCGATGACACGTACAGCCGTATCTAAACACCTACGCATTTTGGCTGAAGCAGAGCTTGTGAGTAGTCGCAAGATTGGTCGAGAAAACCGGTATCGACTACATCCAGAGCCATTGATGGAGCTGAAGCGCTGGTTATCCTACTATGATAGGTTTTGGGATAACAGTTTGGATAAGCTCAGATATCTTGTGGAACAGGAAGACGAATAA
- a CDS encoding DedA family protein codes for MKLLELVEQLFAQYGYLVLLIGLPLDAIALPIPPGNTTLTYTGYLSFKGVLDLLPAIAAAFGGAAIGMTITYWIGYNVGFPLTKRYGKWLSVKLEHLEKTRKNYEKYGNWFLTFSFFMPGIRQFIGYFVGIIRIPFRTFAFYAYLGAALWVLAFVGIGFIFGEQWQYVFSLFEAYLKYIFIGLCVLLAVLGYLRLRKFLKMKKKMLSFNKERQKPPSP; via the coding sequence ATGAAACTACTGGAACTAGTCGAGCAGTTGTTTGCTCAATACGGATACTTAGTGCTACTGATTGGACTGCCTTTAGATGCCATTGCCCTGCCGATCCCTCCTGGGAATACAACATTAACATACACAGGATATCTTTCCTTTAAAGGTGTTTTGGATTTACTTCCAGCTATTGCAGCCGCTTTTGGAGGTGCTGCGATTGGCATGACAATCACATACTGGATCGGATACAACGTTGGATTTCCACTTACTAAGCGTTATGGTAAATGGTTATCGGTGAAGCTAGAGCATTTGGAAAAAACAAGAAAAAACTATGAGAAATATGGCAATTGGTTTCTTACCTTCAGTTTTTTTATGCCAGGGATTAGGCAATTTATTGGCTACTTTGTGGGGATCATACGTATTCCTTTTAGAACTTTTGCCTTCTATGCCTATTTAGGAGCGGCTCTCTGGGTGCTTGCTTTTGTGGGAATAGGATTTATCTTTGGAGAGCAGTGGCAATACGTCTTTTCTCTATTTGAAGCGTATTTAAAATATATTTTTATCGGACTTTGTGTGCTGCTAGCTGTGTTAGGCTACTTGAGACTACGGAAATTTTTGAAAATGAAAAAGAAAATGCTAAGCTTTAATAAGGAAAGACAGAAGCCTCCTTCCCCTTAA
- a CDS encoding P1 family peptidase: MNKRAKARSLGIKVGRLPTGEKNCITDVADVRVGHVTIDSPIKPNAQLEGDSNEEAQEEYACTGVTAILPHGGSLFREKVVAASYVLNGFGKTTGLVQVDELGQIESPIMLTNTLSVPAVTHGALQHMLQENPEIGDTTSTINMVTAECNDGYLNSIRNLYVTPEHALEAIRQASTDQVPEGAVGAGKGMVCFGYKGGIGSSSRIIKDDSSDSDSTYTLGSLVLSNFGKREEFQLERYLSKVEQLEGQRTIRVDQEKVQANTRGVTVETKEATMEATTADLGKEVPDGSIIIVLATDAPLSDRQLKRVAKRCGIGLGRTGSHFSHGSGDIVVAFSTANKISHFNEQELEQKKYIRENHPLMNLLFTAAAEATEEAIVNSLTQAQTTSGRKQRVVEALNFDIGRR; this comes from the coding sequence GTGAATAAAAGAGCAAAAGCACGGAGTTTAGGAATTAAAGTGGGCAGGCTACCGACTGGAGAGAAAAATTGTATAACAGACGTAGCCGATGTCAGAGTCGGTCATGTCACAATAGATAGTCCTATCAAGCCTAATGCTCAGCTAGAGGGTGATTCGAATGAAGAAGCTCAAGAGGAGTACGCTTGTACAGGAGTTACGGCAATTCTCCCCCACGGTGGATCATTATTTAGAGAGAAGGTAGTAGCGGCAAGCTATGTACTTAATGGCTTCGGCAAAACGACAGGACTAGTCCAGGTGGACGAGCTAGGTCAAATTGAATCGCCCATTATGCTGACTAATACCCTTTCTGTTCCAGCTGTTACACATGGAGCCTTACAGCACATGCTTCAAGAGAATCCTGAAATAGGAGATACGACAAGCACGATTAATATGGTAACGGCAGAGTGTAACGATGGGTACTTAAATTCAATTAGGAATTTGTATGTTACGCCTGAACACGCCTTAGAAGCGATTAGACAAGCTTCAACGGATCAGGTCCCTGAAGGAGCTGTGGGTGCAGGCAAGGGAATGGTCTGCTTTGGATATAAAGGGGGGATTGGCTCATCCTCCAGAATCATTAAGGATGATTCGAGTGATTCTGATTCGACCTATACTCTTGGCTCTTTAGTGTTAAGCAATTTTGGAAAAAGAGAGGAGTTCCAGCTAGAGCGATATCTATCAAAAGTTGAGCAATTAGAAGGTCAACGAACAATTAGAGTAGATCAGGAAAAGGTACAGGCAAACACTAGAGGAGTAACAGTAGAAACGAAAGAAGCAACAATGGAAGCAACAACAGCAGACTTAGGAAAAGAAGTGCCTGACGGATCGATTATAATTGTTTTAGCAACAGATGCTCCATTAAGTGATAGGCAGCTCAAAAGAGTAGCAAAGCGCTGTGGTATAGGTCTAGGTAGGACGGGTAGCCATTTTAGTCATGGTAGTGGAGATATTGTGGTTGCTTTTTCGACGGCTAATAAAATTTCTCATTTTAATGAACAAGAGCTTGAACAAAAGAAGTACATCAGAGAGAATCACCCGCTGATGAATCTGCTATTTACGGCAGCAGCTGAAGCGACAGAGGAGGCGATAGTGAACTCCTTGACACAAGCACAGACTACCTCAGGGAGAAAGCAAAGGGTTGTAGAAGCTCTTAACTTTGACATAGGTAGAAGATAA
- a CDS encoding thioredoxin family protein, protein MLHTWFEKGATFEQYRTDMQVNQQEMLRVYEQVSFSTEDEGFFKELKQRKWRGIVLTADWCGDAALCVPIIQRMAEESEIPLRYLIRDENLELMDQYLTNGTSRAIPIFIFIDEHGAETRVWGPRSPEVQQLVTELRSTLPNAEDPTFQEKQQQMFKDFKAKINHDSTIWRTVIDSVVQRLK, encoded by the coding sequence GTGTTACATACATGGTTTGAAAAAGGAGCTACGTTTGAGCAGTACAGAACAGACATGCAAGTGAATCAGCAAGAAATGCTGCGAGTGTATGAGCAGGTATCTTTCAGCACAGAGGATGAAGGCTTTTTTAAGGAGCTTAAGCAAAGGAAATGGAGAGGGATTGTCCTTACAGCAGATTGGTGTGGAGACGCTGCCCTATGTGTGCCCATTATTCAAAGGATGGCGGAGGAAAGTGAGATCCCATTACGTTATTTGATCAGGGATGAGAATCTAGAGCTAATGGATCAATACCTGACGAACGGAACATCTAGAGCGATCCCAATTTTTATTTTTATTGATGAGCATGGAGCTGAGACCCGAGTTTGGGGACCAAGATCTCCTGAAGTACAGCAGCTAGTGACAGAGCTAAGGAGTACTCTTCCCAATGCTGAAGACCCTACATTTCAGGAAAAGCAGCAGCAAATGTTCAAGGACTTTAAAGCGAAGATTAACCATGATTCAACAATATGGCGAACAGTTATCGATAGTGTCGTGCAGCGATTAAAATAA
- a CDS encoding MarR family winged helix-turn-helix transcriptional regulator yields the protein MDDQKIRLAINQIDQAFYTVMRLLGPKVSELLERFDLTKDQFFLLSIICKDDRVTPSFLAQQLRVKPSAVTAMIDRLAKNEFVIRERDETDRRVIYITMSAKGREALKHAMETRDQVIAKYLSQFTEQEYKHFIYGFQKLERLIKEDME from the coding sequence ATGGACGATCAAAAGATTCGTCTAGCGATAAATCAGATTGACCAAGCTTTTTACACTGTGATGCGTTTACTAGGACCAAAAGTATCTGAGCTCCTGGAAAGGTTTGACTTAACTAAGGATCAATTTTTTTTACTAAGTATCATTTGTAAGGATGACCGAGTAACACCTTCTTTTTTGGCTCAGCAATTAAGAGTAAAACCGAGTGCTGTGACAGCCATGATTGATCGGTTGGCCAAGAATGAGTTTGTGATTAGGGAAAGAGATGAAACAGATCGCAGAGTCATTTATATTACGATGTCTGCAAAGGGAAGAGAAGCATTAAAGCACGCGATGGAAACAAGAGATCAAGTTATTGCCAAATATTTGTCTCAATTTACAGAGCAAGAATATAAGCATTTTATCTACGGATTTCAGAAATTAGAAAGACTAATTAAAGAGGATATGGAGTGA
- a CDS encoding efflux RND transporter permease subunit has product MIPKYAVRNPVTTIMMMLLVLLLGFVSFTNLKLDLFPNINPPVVAVLTTYQGAGPEEVAEMVTKPLEETIGTSAGLETLQSRSSSNSSLIIAQYAWGTDVSEIREDLSTSIGLVPLPDGVDQPIIVKFDPTMMPVMQFSVSNGESIAELQETVERVIVTQLQNVEGVASVSVAGGFEEEISVALNEESLNEYDLTQDRIVQLIQGNNLTYPGGVIEEEGEKLSFRILAQVETIEALRELPVSIVPTENGMNIVTLAEVADVELTQKELSSIARTNGRESLLVSVQKEGTANTVDVSNGVLDRLDEIRDSHSDLRFSISNDQGDIIKLSISNVSQALIFGAIFAIAIILLFLRSASSTFIVAISIPFSVVATFVLMYFSGMSLNIMSLGGLALGVGMLVDNAIVVIENINRHLAKAESRRKAVIDATVEVGGAISASTFSTLAVFLPIVFVGGLIGDLFKELALTVAFSLLASLVVALTVVPSLAALLLKEGKTRESKENKFYKNVITWVLDHRLLTLFLAAIVLAGSLFLVPQIGTEFMPSQDEGMFTVDIELPEGASFERTLEVVEEIEQEVLRMTDIDVVTASVGNPDAMMAAVTGGGENEGSITVKLVPRDDRSRSTGRVMAELQDRVEDLKDRAELTFHESNSMEQMSGATNSIEVLVLGEDKEQVAEYAQGLSDQLADESEIRTVSDSLEDGRPEYQFIVDKNAAFEYGLTSYQIATFINESLRGQVAAMVFDTEVRVHMAEINQSQESIENLVMSTPTGQEVTVGELGEVVRGEGPVTVVRENQQDSVIVTATFDGTDMGTVAMHVQRVIDDYIDDVNMDTNLYSIKISGGVEMMNEAFSSLFLALVLAIIFSYMVMASLFESLLQPFIIMFTLPLAVTGVILGLFLTDYAFGVTAFIGIIILVGIVVNNAIVFIDYANKLREKGFAVRQALIEAGLTRLRPIVMTAISTILGLIPLAIGGGEGAEMQAPMAIAVIGGLFTSTLLTLIVIPVIYSLISSMKGMRQKWKLAMERYNEIEDEFESKKSE; this is encoded by the coding sequence ATGATACCAAAATATGCTGTCCGAAACCCTGTAACGACGATTATGATGATGCTTCTCGTTCTGTTGCTTGGTTTCGTGTCTTTTACAAACCTAAAGTTAGATTTGTTTCCTAATATTAATCCGCCTGTTGTAGCTGTCTTAACAACGTATCAGGGAGCAGGACCAGAGGAAGTAGCCGAAATGGTGACAAAACCTTTGGAGGAAACGATTGGAACAAGTGCAGGGCTTGAGACACTTCAGTCGAGAAGTAGCTCGAATTCTTCCCTTATCATTGCTCAATACGCATGGGGGACCGATGTTTCTGAGATTAGGGAGGATTTAAGCACCTCGATAGGTTTGGTTCCTTTACCAGATGGTGTTGATCAGCCAATAATCGTTAAATTCGACCCTACCATGATGCCGGTCATGCAATTCTCCGTATCCAATGGAGAAAGTATTGCTGAGCTTCAAGAAACGGTGGAACGAGTGATTGTTACACAGCTTCAGAACGTAGAAGGGGTTGCAAGTGTTAGTGTAGCTGGAGGATTTGAAGAAGAGATTTCTGTCGCTTTGAATGAAGAAAGCTTGAACGAATATGATCTGACTCAGGATCGCATTGTTCAATTAATCCAAGGAAATAATTTAACATACCCTGGTGGGGTTATCGAAGAAGAAGGAGAAAAGCTTAGCTTTCGTATATTAGCACAGGTTGAAACGATTGAAGCTCTTCGTGAGCTACCTGTTAGTATCGTTCCTACTGAAAACGGCATGAACATCGTCACGCTAGCAGAAGTGGCTGATGTTGAGCTTACTCAGAAAGAGCTGTCATCGATTGCTAGAACAAATGGTAGGGAAAGCTTATTAGTTAGTGTCCAGAAGGAAGGTACCGCTAATACCGTTGATGTCTCAAATGGAGTCTTAGATCGTTTGGATGAAATTAGAGACAGTCATAGTGATTTGCGCTTCTCTATTTCTAATGACCAGGGGGATATTATTAAGCTCTCTATTTCCAATGTATCACAAGCGCTAATCTTCGGTGCTATTTTTGCTATAGCGATTATCCTGTTGTTTTTACGTTCGGCAAGCTCTACGTTTATCGTGGCTATCTCAATTCCATTCTCTGTCGTGGCTACGTTTGTACTGATGTATTTTTCAGGAATGTCCCTAAACATTATGTCTCTAGGTGGTTTAGCTTTAGGGGTTGGGATGCTTGTCGATAACGCCATCGTGGTTATTGAAAATATAAACCGACATTTGGCTAAAGCAGAATCGAGAAGAAAGGCCGTTATAGATGCAACTGTAGAGGTAGGAGGAGCTATTTCTGCTTCAACCTTCTCCACGCTTGCTGTATTTTTACCTATCGTTTTTGTAGGTGGATTAATTGGGGATTTATTTAAGGAGCTTGCTTTAACGGTTGCCTTCTCCTTATTAGCTTCCTTGGTTGTTGCTTTAACTGTCGTCCCGAGCTTAGCGGCATTATTGCTGAAGGAAGGAAAAACGAGGGAATCGAAGGAAAACAAATTTTATAAGAATGTCATTACATGGGTTTTAGATCATCGCCTGCTTACCTTGTTTTTAGCGGCTATTGTTCTTGCTGGCTCTTTGTTCTTGGTTCCACAGATAGGAACGGAGTTTATGCCTTCACAGGATGAAGGAATGTTTACCGTTGATATAGAGCTACCTGAAGGAGCCTCCTTTGAACGTACATTAGAAGTGGTTGAGGAGATTGAGCAAGAGGTCCTGCGTATGACAGATATTGATGTTGTCACCGCATCGGTTGGTAATCCTGATGCTATGATGGCAGCCGTTACTGGGGGAGGAGAGAATGAAGGAAGCATCACGGTGAAGCTAGTTCCTCGTGATGATCGTTCTCGCTCCACGGGCAGAGTTATGGCTGAATTGCAGGATCGAGTAGAGGATCTCAAGGATCGTGCTGAACTAACGTTCCATGAGAGTAACTCTATGGAGCAAATGAGTGGAGCGACCAACTCTATTGAAGTACTTGTTTTAGGTGAAGACAAGGAGCAAGTAGCAGAATATGCGCAGGGGCTTTCTGATCAATTAGCGGATGAAAGTGAAATTCGAACGGTTAGTGACTCCTTAGAGGATGGCCGACCAGAGTATCAGTTTATTGTGGATAAAAACGCAGCATTTGAGTACGGACTAACATCCTATCAGATCGCAACTTTCATTAATGAGTCACTAAGAGGACAAGTGGCAGCCATGGTGTTTGATACCGAGGTACGAGTACACATGGCTGAGATCAATCAGTCCCAAGAATCTATTGAAAACCTAGTCATGTCAACCCCTACGGGTCAAGAGGTAACAGTGGGTGAGCTTGGCGAAGTTGTTCGTGGAGAAGGACCTGTTACTGTCGTTAGGGAGAACCAGCAGGATTCTGTCATCGTGACGGCAACCTTTGATGGAACAGATATGGGTACTGTAGCGATGCATGTTCAACGAGTCATTGACGACTATATCGATGATGTAAATATGGATACGAACCTATACAGCATTAAGATTTCCGGTGGAGTAGAGATGATGAACGAAGCGTTCTCTAGCTTATTCCTAGCTCTTGTGCTAGCGATTATCTTCTCTTACATGGTTATGGCTAGCTTGTTCGAATCCTTATTACAGCCATTTATCATTATGTTTACGTTACCTCTGGCTGTTACCGGTGTTATTCTAGGTCTCTTTTTAACTGATTATGCCTTTGGAGTTACAGCGTTTATTGGTATCATCATTCTCGTTGGTATCGTAGTGAATAACGCGATAGTATTTATTGACTACGCCAATAAGCTTCGTGAAAAAGGCTTCGCTGTTCGTCAGGCACTAATTGAAGCAGGACTTACTCGTTTGCGTCCAATTGTGATGACGGCAATTTCAACGATATTAGGTCTGATTCCGCTAGCGATAGGTGGAGGAGAAGGGGCGGAAATGCAAGCGCCAATGGCCATTGCCGTTATTGGTGGGCTATTTACTTCAACACTACTCACTCTAATCGTTATCCCTGTTATCTATAGCTTGATTTCGAGCATGAAGGGAATGCGCCAAAAGTGGAAGCTAGCGATGGAACGCTATAATGAAATTGAGGACGAGTTTGAGAGCAAGAAGTCAGAGTAA
- a CDS encoding metal-sensitive transcriptional regulator has protein sequence MEQNEQTQLGGICCREGHEDVAHISEPLKENLTRRLNRIEGQVRGIKGMIDRNVYCDDILNQMSAVQSALHSVSKLLLESHMKSCVMGRLKDGDAEVIDEFTKTISKLLK, from the coding sequence ATGGAACAAAATGAGCAGACTCAACTAGGGGGTATTTGCTGCCGAGAAGGACATGAAGATGTGGCACATATATCAGAGCCTCTAAAAGAAAACCTAACAAGAAGACTGAATCGGATTGAAGGACAGGTGCGAGGAATCAAGGGTATGATTGATCGCAATGTCTATTGTGACGATATTCTGAATCAAATGTCTGCTGTTCAATCTGCCTTACACTCCGTATCTAAGCTGTTGCTTGAAAGTCACATGAAATCCTGTGTGATGGGCAGATTAAAGGATGGAGACGCTGAAGTCATTGATGAATTTACGAAAACAATATCAAAACTGTTAAAATAA
- the copZ gene encoding copper chaperone CopZ, with protein MHKETLKVSGMSCGHCVSAIEGSVGELDGVKLVKVKLDDGSVDVEFDSSKVSLAQIKETIDEEGYDIAD; from the coding sequence GTGCATAAAGAAACGTTAAAAGTAAGCGGCATGTCCTGTGGACATTGCGTTTCAGCTATAGAGGGAAGTGTTGGAGAGTTAGATGGAGTTAAGCTTGTGAAGGTAAAGCTTGATGACGGCTCGGTAGACGTAGAGTTTGATAGTAGTAAAGTAAGCTTGGCCCAAATCAAAGAAACGATTGATGAAGAAGGGTACGATATAGCTGATTAA